One window from the genome of Papilio machaon chromosome 6, ilPapMach1.1, whole genome shotgun sequence encodes:
- the LOC106710959 gene encoding charged multivesicular body protein 1b: MSSSAMEKHLFNLKFAVKELERNSKKCEKEEKLEKEKAKKAIQKGNTEGARIHAENAIRQKNQALNYLRMSARVDAVSSRVQTALTTRKVTNSMAGVVKAMDAAMKSMNLEKISTLMDKFESQFEDLDVQSSYMENAMSQTTTTTVPQGDVDKLLQQVADEAGLELNMELPSGVPSTSIGTTTVVSQEQDELTQRLARLRQTE, from the exons ATGTCATCGTCTGCAATGGAAA AacatctatttaatttaaaatttgcggTCAAAGAATTAGAAcgaaattcaaagaaatgtgAGAAAGAGGAAAAACTTGAAAAGGAGAAAGCAAAAAAAGCGATACAAAAAGGTAATACAGAGGGGGCCCGAATTCATGCAGAAAATGCAATACGACAGAAGAATCAGGCTCTGAATTACCTTCGGATGTCTGCAAGAGTGGATGCTGTTTCCAGTAGAGTGCAAACTGCTCTTACAACAAGaaag GTAACAAATTCAATGGCCGGTGTAGTTAAAGCAATGGATGCTGCAATGAAATCCATGAATCTTGAGAAGATATCAACTCTAATGGACAAGTTTGAGAGTCAATTTGAAGATCTGGATGTTCAGTCTTCGTATATGGAGAATGCTATGTcacaaacaacaacaactacggTACCACAGGGTGATGTGGATAAATTGTTGCAACAAGTTGCTGATGAAGCTGG tttgGAACTGAACATGGAACTGCCATCAGGTGTGCCAAGTACATCAATAGGCACAACCACTGTGGTGTCACAGGAACAGGACGAGTTGACACAAAGATTGGCCAGGTTACGACAAACCGAATAA
- the LOC106710981 gene encoding spermine synthase isoform X3: protein MSDYQIDTVDVSDIALLKNPSRTIPTTYERLLEYDIDGVLFDEQSTFQRVQIVHSKSLGNMLVLDDLQNISEADLIYTETLMQRGRESYEGKEIVILGGGDGALLYELLKEKPKFVWMLEIDEMVMRACDTHLRSICGDVLERRKGDNYEIIVEDCMVTVNKFIKENRKVDYIFGDLTDIPISESACGELWEFMITILHASFQILKPTGKFMTHGNGATSRKSLELYEQELEKLKPPVRFTKSKAFVPSFLEDWIFYQISFKSTDNGDA, encoded by the exons atgAGAGACTCCTTGAATATGACATTGATGGAGTTTTGTTTGACGAACAGTCAACGTTCCAAAGAGTTCAGATTGTTCACTCAAAGTCACTTGGCAATATGTTGGTGTTGGACGACTTacaaa ATATATCTGAAGCTGATCTGATCTACACAGAAACTCTTATGCAAAGGGGACGGGAGAGTTATGAAGGcaaagaaattgttattttag GTGGAGGTGATGGTGCACTTTTATATGAGCTGCTGAAAGAGAAGCCGAAGTTCGTATGGATGCTGGAAATCGACGAGATGGTGATGCGCGCCTGCGACACTCATCTGCGCTCCATCTGCGGAGATGTGCTCGAGCGCAGGAAGGGGGACAACTACGAG ATAATTGTAGAAGACTGCATGGTGACAGTGAACAAGTTCATCAAGGAGAACAGGAAGGTGGACTACATATTCGGAGATCTGACCGACATTCCCATATCTGAGTCGGCGTGTGGTGAACTTTGGGAGTTCATGATCACCATACTGCACGCCTCCTTCCAGATCCTCAAGCCCACCGGCAAGTTCATGACACAT gGTAATGGAGCAACTTCACGTAAATCTTTGGAGTTATACGAGCAGGAGCTCGAGAAATTAAAGCCACCGGTGAGGTTCACAAAGAGCAAGGCTTTTGTACCTTCCTTCCTAGAGGACTGGATCTTCTATCAAATATCATTCAAGTCTACTGATAACGGGGATGCCTAA